From a single Oxalobacter vibrioformis genomic region:
- the dnaE gene encoding DNA polymerase III subunit alpha, whose product MMSPQFIHLRLHSEYSIVDGLVRIDDAVKTAAKDAQPALALTDLSNLFGLIKFYQSARKEGVKPIAGCDVWITNEQERDKPSRLLLLVKNQHGYLQLCELLSRAWLENQHRGKAEIRIEWLEALTQSSAGNGLIALSGFRDGDIGMAFGKGNPDIADKHALRWTTIFPDSFYIEVQRTGQQGAEQLLRQSVALATKLQLPVVATHPVQFLSPEEFTAHEARICISGGEILSNKRRTRLFNEQQCFLSQAEMVKLFEDLPGALQNSVEIAKRCNLQLELGKPRLPDFPTPAGMTLDEFLVHEARRGLEHRLVQLYPSETEREAARPRYEERLNFETDTINNMGFAGYFLIVADFIQWAKQNGVPVGPGRGSGAGSLVAYSLSITDLDPLAYNLLFERFLNPERVSMPDFDIDFCQEGRDRVIQYVKERYGKDAVSQIATFGTMAAKAAVRDVGRVLDLGYNFCDGISKLIPFKPGKLVTISEAKKEEPLLAEREANEEEVKQLLALAEQVEGITRNVGMHAGGVLIAPGKLTDFCPLYTQGNDGGVVSHFDKKDVEEIGLVKFDFLGLATLTILDLAARYIRELDPAMADFTLESIPLNDKPTYDLLTNAKTVAVFQLESRGMQGMLKDARPDRFEDIIALVALYRPGPMDLIPDFCRRKHGERFEYPDPRTEGILSETYGIMVYQEQVMQMAQIIGDYSLGGADLLRRAMGKKDADEMAAHRQIFREGAAKNDLSEEKADEIFDLMEKFAGYGFNKSHAAAYALLAYQTAWLKTHHPAAFMAANMSLAMDDTEKVRILFEDALDVCGLTLLPPDINLSEYRFKPVGEPPSVSDQPVKEIRYGLGAVRGSGEAAIEAIVNARKEGPFTDLFDFCSRIDRRQVNRRTIDSLIRAGAFDGFGENRAILLASVPLAIEAAEQADASANQGSLFGGEEAVMQAVEYVKVPHWTEKQKLQEEKDALGFCMSGHLFHAYAEEAKQFGHTRIASLASSREPKWVAGIISSIRNQMSQRGRMLVVTLDDGSGTVEVTVFSELLEQKRSVFVEDEFLLVFGKVSEDRFSGGLRINADEALDIAGARMHFHEYLYFELPEKYDLDELREALSPHCFPKGLPVIASYRSGVNICKIALGEDWQLIPTDESMQMLGELSNKAISEKRHVVS is encoded by the coding sequence ATGATGTCACCGCAATTTATTCATCTTCGCCTTCATTCAGAATATTCCATTGTCGACGGGCTTGTACGTATTGACGATGCTGTCAAAACGGCAGCAAAGGATGCACAGCCCGCATTGGCATTGACGGACTTGTCCAACCTTTTTGGCCTGATCAAATTTTATCAATCCGCCAGAAAGGAAGGGGTAAAACCGATTGCGGGCTGTGATGTATGGATTACCAATGAGCAGGAAAGAGACAAGCCCTCCCGTCTTTTGCTGCTGGTAAAGAACCAGCATGGCTATCTCCAACTGTGCGAGTTGCTTTCGCGGGCATGGCTGGAAAACCAGCATAGAGGAAAAGCTGAAATCCGGATTGAATGGCTGGAAGCGTTGACGCAAAGCAGCGCAGGAAACGGACTGATCGCCTTGTCCGGTTTTCGTGATGGTGATATCGGCATGGCCTTTGGAAAAGGCAACCCTGATATTGCGGATAAGCATGCGTTACGCTGGACAACCATTTTTCCGGACAGTTTTTATATCGAGGTACAGCGGACAGGACAGCAGGGAGCCGAACAGCTGTTGAGACAGTCAGTGGCACTCGCAACCAAATTGCAATTGCCTGTGGTTGCAACTCACCCGGTTCAATTTCTTTCTCCTGAAGAATTCACGGCACATGAGGCGCGAATCTGTATTTCCGGCGGAGAGATTCTTTCGAACAAGCGGCGAACACGCCTGTTTAATGAGCAGCAGTGTTTCCTTTCGCAGGCGGAAATGGTCAAATTGTTTGAGGACCTTCCCGGGGCATTACAGAATTCTGTTGAGATCGCCAAGCGTTGCAATCTTCAACTGGAGCTGGGAAAGCCGCGTTTGCCGGATTTTCCGACGCCGGCAGGTATGACACTGGATGAATTTCTGGTCCATGAAGCAAGGCGCGGACTCGAGCATCGGCTTGTCCAGCTTTATCCTTCTGAAACAGAGCGGGAGGCGGCGCGTCCCCGATACGAAGAGCGGCTGAATTTTGAAACCGACACGATCAACAATATGGGGTTTGCCGGCTACTTTCTTATTGTGGCTGACTTCATCCAGTGGGCGAAACAAAATGGCGTTCCTGTGGGACCGGGGCGGGGTTCCGGAGCGGGTTCACTGGTTGCCTATTCCCTTTCCATTACCGATCTGGATCCGCTTGCCTACAATCTGCTCTTTGAACGCTTTTTGAATCCGGAGCGGGTTTCCATGCCTGACTTTGATATTGATTTTTGCCAGGAGGGCAGGGATCGTGTCATTCAGTATGTGAAAGAGCGCTATGGGAAGGATGCCGTTTCACAGATTGCGACATTCGGTACGATGGCGGCAAAGGCTGCTGTGCGCGATGTCGGCAGGGTGCTTGATCTTGGTTATAACTTTTGCGATGGGATTTCCAAGCTGATCCCCTTCAAGCCTGGCAAGCTTGTCACTATATCGGAAGCCAAAAAAGAGGAGCCTTTACTGGCAGAGCGTGAAGCCAATGAAGAAGAGGTAAAGCAGCTGCTTGCCCTGGCAGAACAGGTTGAAGGCATAACACGTAATGTGGGTATGCATGCGGGTGGTGTGCTGATTGCACCTGGCAAATTGACAGATTTCTGTCCCCTGTATACACAGGGAAATGACGGGGGCGTCGTTTCCCATTTTGATAAAAAGGATGTGGAAGAGATTGGCCTCGTCAAGTTTGACTTTCTTGGGCTGGCCACGCTGACTATCCTTGATCTGGCTGCACGGTATATTCGTGAACTGGATCCTGCCATGGCGGATTTTACGCTGGAATCGATTCCGCTTAATGACAAACCCACATACGATCTGCTGACAAATGCAAAGACGGTTGCCGTGTTCCAGCTGGAAAGCCGGGGCATGCAGGGCATGCTGAAGGATGCCAGGCCGGACCGTTTTGAAGACATTATTGCGCTTGTTGCCTTGTATCGTCCGGGACCGATGGACCTCATACCGGATTTTTGCCGGCGTAAGCATGGTGAGCGCTTTGAGTATCCGGATCCGAGAACAGAAGGTATTCTGTCTGAGACTTACGGCATCATGGTTTACCAGGAACAGGTCATGCAGATGGCACAGATTATCGGCGATTATTCGCTCGGTGGCGCCGATCTGTTGCGTCGTGCCATGGGTAAAAAAGATGCGGATGAAATGGCGGCACACCGGCAGATTTTCCGCGAGGGTGCGGCGAAAAATGATCTTTCTGAAGAAAAGGCCGATGAGATTTTTGATCTCATGGAAAAATTTGCCGGTTATGGTTTCAATAAATCCCATGCGGCAGCTTACGCCTTGCTGGCCTACCAGACAGCCTGGCTGAAAACCCATCACCCGGCAGCTTTCATGGCTGCCAACATGTCGTTGGCTATGGATGATACGGAGAAAGTCCGTATCCTGTTCGAAGATGCGCTGGATGTATGCGGGCTGACGTTGCTGCCACCTGATATCAATTTATCCGAATACCGTTTCAAGCCGGTTGGTGAGCCCCCCAGCGTAAGTGACCAGCCTGTAAAAGAAATCCGTTATGGATTGGGAGCTGTGCGCGGGTCAGGTGAAGCGGCTATCGAAGCCATTGTCAATGCCAGAAAAGAAGGGCCTTTCACGGATCTGTTTGACTTCTGTTCGCGCATTGATCGGCGCCAGGTGAATCGGAGGACGATTGATTCACTTATCCGTGCAGGGGCATTTGATGGCTTCGGTGAAAACAGGGCTATCTTGCTGGCATCTGTTCCATTGGCAATTGAGGCTGCAGAGCAGGCCGATGCATCTGCCAATCAGGGGAGTCTGTTTGGTGGTGAAGAAGCCGTCATGCAGGCGGTGGAATATGTTAAAGTGCCGCACTGGACAGAAAAGCAGAAACTGCAGGAAGAAAAGGATGCGCTTGGTTTTTGTATGTCCGGGCATCTTTTTCACGCTTATGCAGAGGAAGCAAAGCAGTTCGGGCACACCCGAATCGCTTCTTTGGCATCATCCCGTGAACCGAAATGGGTGGCCGGTATTATTTCCTCCATTCGCAACCAGATGTCACAGCGTGGCCGTATGCTGGTGGTGACACTGGATGATGGCAGCGGCACGGTGGAAGTGACGGTCTTTTCGGAATTGCTGGAGCAGAAAAGATCGGTGTTTGTCGAGGATGAGTTCCTGCTGGTTTTTGGCAAGGTGTCGGAAGACAGGTTTTCAGGCGGGTTGCGCATCAATGCGGATGAGGCGCTGGATATTGCGGGAGCTCGGATGCATTTTCATGAATATCTGTATTTTGAGTTGCCAGAAAAGTACGATCTTGATGAGTTGAGAGAAGCACTGAGTCCTCATTGTTTCCCGAAAGGATTGCCTGTCATTGCGAGCTATCGATCCGGAGTAAATATCTGTAAAATCGCTCTTGGCGAAGACTGGCAGTTGATACCGACAGATGAAAGTATGCAAATGCTTGGAGAGCTCTCAAATAAAGCGATATCAGAAAAGCGCCATGTCGTTTCTTGA
- a CDS encoding DEAD/DEAH box helicase, protein MSDNQKMADKAVPVLRFEDFGLAEKILRALNDQGYTSPTPIQQQAIPVVLQGRDVMGAAQTGTGKTAGFSLPVIQVLLPTANTSMSPARHPVRALILTPTRELADQVADNVRNYAHYTGLRSAVVFGGVDMAAQTTALRAGVEILIATPGRLLDHVQQKSVNLSQTSILIMDEADRMLDMGFLPDLQRIINLLPQKRQNLMFSATFSPEIKKLAATILNNPVTIEVARSNATADNVSQAVYQVDEADKSGAVAHIIQSQNLKQVLVFTNTRIGASRLTRLLEKKGIRSTAIHGDKTQPERMAALEAFKQGEIDALVATDVAARGLDIAELPCVINYDLPFTAEDYVHRIGRTGRAGASGDAISLYSAKDERSLADIEKLIKRKLPRTSLTGFDGKKSFSERSVQRQREGGHGMTSSGKRSDRSPYKSVVLERKGKHDPWFDKPYEPSSSSSAEVKEDSKSVEKSPKKKVAALLGGLPKK, encoded by the coding sequence ATGTCAGATAATCAAAAGATGGCCGACAAGGCTGTACCCGTTTTGCGCTTTGAGGATTTTGGCCTGGCGGAAAAAATTCTGCGGGCATTGAACGATCAGGGATATACCTCACCCACTCCCATCCAGCAACAGGCGATTCCTGTTGTCTTGCAGGGGCGCGATGTGATGGGGGCTGCCCAGACGGGTACCGGTAAAACAGCCGGTTTTTCCCTGCCGGTTATTCAGGTACTTTTGCCCACTGCCAATACCAGCATGTCTCCTGCCCGTCACCCGGTTCGGGCGCTTATCCTGACCCCGACCAGGGAACTTGCAGACCAGGTTGCCGATAATGTGCGTAATTATGCGCACTATACCGGCCTGCGTTCTGCTGTTGTATTTGGCGGTGTTGATATGGCGGCACAAACAACGGCGCTTCGGGCCGGTGTGGAGATTCTGATCGCTACCCCTGGACGCCTTCTGGATCATGTGCAGCAAAAATCGGTCAATCTATCACAGACCAGCATCCTGATCATGGATGAGGCAGACCGGATGCTGGATATGGGTTTTTTGCCGGATTTGCAACGCATTATCAATCTGTTGCCTCAAAAACGGCAAAACCTGATGTTTTCCGCAACGTTTTCCCCTGAAATCAAAAAACTGGCAGCGACTATCCTGAATAACCCGGTTACGATTGAAGTCGCCAGAAGCAACGCGACAGCAGATAACGTCTCACAAGCCGTTTATCAGGTGGATGAGGCTGACAAGAGCGGTGCAGTAGCACATATCATCCAGAGCCAGAATCTGAAACAGGTCCTGGTTTTTACCAACACACGGATTGGCGCCTCCCGTCTGACCCGTCTGCTGGAAAAAAAGGGCATTCGCTCAACCGCAATTCATGGCGATAAGACACAGCCTGAAAGGATGGCTGCGCTTGAAGCCTTCAAACAAGGAGAAATCGATGCGCTAGTTGCAACTGACGTGGCCGCCAGAGGACTCGATATTGCCGAGTTGCCGTGTGTAATCAACTACGATTTGCCCTTTACGGCAGAGGATTATGTTCACCGTATTGGCCGAACCGGCCGGGCAGGTGCCTCAGGAGATGCCATTTCGCTTTATTCTGCCAAGGATGAGCGTAGTCTTGCCGATATCGAAAAGCTGATCAAGCGTAAATTGCCTCGTACGTCCCTGACCGGTTTTGACGGGAAAAAGTCTTTTTCAGAACGGTCAGTGCAACGCCAGCGGGAAGGTGGTCACGGTATGACTTCATCCGGAAAGCGTTCCGATCGCAGCCCTTACAAATCCGTGGTGCTTGAACGCAAGGGCAAGCATGATCCCTGGTTTGACAAGCCCTATGAGCCTTCTTCATCGTCGAGTGCAGAAGTAAAAGAAGACAGCAAGAGTGTAGAGAAGTCGCCTAAAAAGAAAGTAGCCGCGCTTTTAGGCGGGTTGCCAAAGAAATAA
- a CDS encoding IS481 family transposase: MNIHKNAKLTPKGREEMVKRMQTQPASIVAAGFGVSVRTARKWARRYRLGGLSALKDASSRPLRCRSKLRLQEVQQILSLRQKRLTGDMISHRLGLCRSSVFRVLKRHGLSRLRALNPKEPVVRYQWDKPGQMLHIDIKKLGRIDGVGHRILGWAAAKPRHAGWEYLHVCVDNASRMAFTAILPNEKKESAVLFLRQAIAYYQRPGIRVERVLTDNGACYQSFAWRDACAELGIKHRRTRPYRPQTNGKAERFIRTAMNEWAYARVYTHSHERTAALALWINWYNSIRSLSALGKISPAKWLSVNGNNVLELNS; the protein is encoded by the coding sequence GTGAACATCCATAAGAATGCCAAACTTACGCCCAAAGGTCGAGAAGAAATGGTCAAACGGATGCAGACCCAACCGGCATCCATTGTGGCAGCCGGATTTGGCGTCAGCGTCAGAACTGCCAGGAAATGGGCAAGACGCTACAGACTTGGTGGTCTATCCGCCCTGAAAGATGCTTCTTCCCGTCCTTTACGCTGTCGTAGCAAGCTTCGTTTACAGGAAGTTCAGCAGATTCTCTCCTTGCGTCAAAAGCGTTTGACAGGAGATATGATTTCACACCGCCTCGGTCTATGCAGAAGCAGTGTATTTCGCGTCCTGAAGCGTCATGGCTTATCACGGCTTCGTGCATTAAATCCCAAAGAGCCGGTTGTCCGTTATCAGTGGGACAAGCCCGGCCAGATGCTCCACATCGATATCAAGAAGCTGGGCAGGATTGATGGCGTTGGACACCGCATCCTTGGCTGGGCGGCTGCCAAGCCGCGCCATGCAGGTTGGGAGTATCTGCATGTTTGTGTGGACAATGCCTCGCGCATGGCTTTTACAGCCATCTTGCCCAATGAGAAAAAGGAATCTGCTGTTTTATTCTTACGTCAGGCCATCGCTTATTACCAGCGTCCTGGCATCCGGGTAGAGCGGGTTCTGACTGACAATGGTGCCTGCTATCAATCTTTTGCCTGGCGTGATGCCTGCGCTGAACTTGGTATCAAGCACAGACGAACCAGACCTTATAGGCCGCAGACCAATGGAAAGGCAGAGCGCTTTATCCGCACTGCCATGAATGAATGGGCGTATGCCAGGGTGTATACTCATTCTCATGAGAGAACGGCTGCCCTGGCTTTGTGGATCAACTGGTATAACAGCATCCGATCTCTCTCAGCTCTCGGAAAAATCTCTCCAGCTAAATGGCTATCCGTAAATGGGAATAACGTATTGGAACTTAACAGCTAG
- a CDS encoding N-6 DNA methylase, with protein sequence MSQLKIKSPNTSNYFDAFRKLYYHLYSNSNASRAERIIGDLSKLLFIALCRGNKLQSAQAIDEYLDGKESANTLLLPILKASYTDVFGHDDKFHLDDTSLRYGLSVIANLDLHEAKSHLLGDAFQALIGPNLRGDKGQFFTPKSIVRCMIAVLSPKAGAKVVDPACGTAGFLIETASYWESKGRKRGKLIGIDKDNDLFVFASALAELAAPNSSVLNANSLDIKALLKLDEFLSPFDADYVLTNPPFGAKIPIKEKEILSQFDLGHNWEFSKKTNSWKKTTRISLSRDPQILFIELCVRLLKPNGMLGIVLPEGVFGNSGSGFVMDYLRSNGEIIGLIDCPRTSFQPGTDTKTNILFFKKTVKPNNNSVKIAVALTCGHDRRGRTTKNDGTPFPDDFAAIATDWSAKKHEYWFESEISNKYYLVPRYYDRKTNLLLERDAERLNAKIMSLQEMIERGWVSVQKGHEVGSEAYGSGDIPFIRTSDISNFEVSIDPTKSVSEDVFHSVRSEQNLNPGTILMVVDGRYRIGRCAILHEFNYKCIAQSHLRIINVSKEAPISSFELLYLLSLSSVQRDIRSLVFIQSTLGSLGNRIKEIKIPVPKKQNAEFSAMVSAFTDALKERAKWLNVLSRFEEGSVEL encoded by the coding sequence ATGAGCCAACTCAAAATTAAAAGCCCAAACACATCAAACTATTTTGACGCGTTCCGTAAACTATATTATCACCTCTATTCAAACAGTAATGCGAGTAGAGCAGAGAGAATCATTGGTGACCTATCAAAGCTTCTCTTCATCGCATTATGCAGAGGCAATAAATTGCAAAGCGCTCAAGCAATTGATGAGTATTTGGACGGAAAAGAAAGTGCAAATACGCTTCTTCTTCCGATATTGAAAGCAAGCTACACCGACGTCTTTGGCCATGATGATAAATTCCATTTGGATGACACCTCCCTCCGCTATGGTCTATCAGTAATCGCAAATTTAGATTTACATGAAGCAAAATCTCACCTGCTAGGTGATGCATTTCAGGCGCTGATTGGCCCAAATCTCCGAGGTGATAAAGGTCAATTTTTTACGCCAAAAAGTATTGTGAGGTGCATGATTGCAGTTCTTTCACCAAAAGCAGGCGCGAAAGTAGTTGATCCTGCATGTGGTACGGCAGGTTTTTTGATCGAAACGGCATCCTACTGGGAATCAAAAGGGCGAAAACGAGGCAAACTCATTGGCATAGACAAAGACAATGATTTGTTCGTTTTTGCATCTGCTCTTGCTGAACTCGCAGCGCCAAACAGTAGCGTCCTTAACGCAAACTCATTAGACATTAAAGCACTGCTTAAGCTTGATGAATTCCTCAGTCCTTTTGATGCAGATTACGTGCTTACAAACCCTCCTTTCGGCGCAAAAATCCCCATTAAGGAAAAAGAAATTCTATCTCAATTCGATCTGGGCCATAACTGGGAATTTTCCAAAAAAACAAATAGTTGGAAAAAAACAACTCGGATTTCTTTGTCCCGAGATCCGCAGATTCTTTTTATTGAACTATGCGTAAGGTTACTCAAACCAAATGGGATGCTTGGAATCGTTCTTCCCGAGGGCGTTTTTGGAAACTCAGGGTCTGGCTTTGTTATGGACTATTTGAGAAGTAATGGAGAAATTATAGGTTTGATAGATTGTCCAAGAACATCATTTCAGCCCGGCACAGATACAAAAACAAACATTTTGTTCTTCAAAAAAACCGTAAAACCAAACAACAACTCTGTGAAGATTGCTGTTGCCCTCACCTGTGGTCATGATCGCAGAGGGCGAACGACGAAAAATGATGGCACACCCTTTCCAGATGATTTTGCAGCGATCGCAACAGACTGGTCAGCGAAGAAACATGAATATTGGTTCGAATCAGAAATTTCTAACAAGTATTACTTAGTGCCACGATATTACGATCGAAAAACTAATCTGTTACTGGAACGGGACGCCGAACGACTCAATGCTAAGATCATGTCACTTCAAGAAATGATAGAGCGTGGTTGGGTTTCTGTGCAGAAAGGGCACGAAGTTGGCTCAGAAGCCTACGGAAGTGGGGACATACCTTTCATTCGCACATCTGATATTTCGAATTTTGAAGTCTCTATAGATCCAACAAAATCTGTTAGTGAAGATGTTTTTCATTCTGTTAGAAGTGAACAAAATCTAAACCCGGGTACCATATTGATGGTTGTAGATGGTCGATATCGTATTGGTCGCTGCGCAATTCTTCACGAGTTCAACTACAAATGCATAGCCCAGAGCCATCTGCGAATCATCAATGTAAGCAAAGAGGCACCAATCAGCTCATTTGAACTGCTTTACTTACTTAGCTTATCTAGCGTTCAACGAGACATTCGCAGCCTAGTGTTTATCCAATCTACACTTGGTTCACTGGGAAATCGAATCAAAGAAATAAAAATCCCTGTCCCCAAAAAGCAAAATGCAGAGTTTTCCGCCATGGTTTCCGCCTTTACCGATGCATTGAAGGAAAGAGCAAAATGGCTTAATGTGCTCTCTCGATTTGAGGAGGGTAGTGTCGAACTATAG
- a CDS encoding helix-turn-helix domain-containing protein, with product MGSSKLLGGEIRRRRLELGLSQEELATLCDLHRTYIGSVERGERNVSLQNIVSIAYALKYKPSQLMAVLDEAS from the coding sequence ATGGGGTCATCAAAACTTCTTGGCGGGGAAATACGCCGTAGGCGTTTAGAGCTGGGACTTTCTCAGGAAGAACTTGCTACGCTTTGTGATCTTCATCGCACTTATATCGGAAGTGTTGAGCGGGGAGAAAGAAATGTTTCCCTGCAAAATATCGTTTCTATTGCGTATGCCCTCAAATACAAACCAAGCCAGCTAATGGCCGTTCTTGATGAGGCAAGTTGA
- a CDS encoding DUF4145 domain-containing protein has product MIGCRRVLERACKAKLGDAANGKNLYDLIDAVLANMETTKALSDWAHDLRQLGNDAVHGDDTPITKEDAKQAYDLTVLLVDLLFSYPNRIAKMRQAGK; this is encoded by the coding sequence ATGATCGGCTGCCGCCGTGTTCTCGAACGCGCGTGCAAGGCTAAACTTGGAGACGCCGCCAATGGAAAAAACCTGTACGACCTCATCGATGCGGTTCTTGCGAATATGGAAACCACAAAGGCGCTTTCTGACTGGGCGCATGACCTGAGGCAACTCGGCAATGACGCAGTGCATGGTGATGACACCCCCATAACCAAAGAAGACGCCAAACAAGCATATGACCTGACCGTTCTTTTGGTCGACTTGCTTTTTTCCTACCCCAACCGCATCGCGAAAATGCGCCAAGCTGGAAAATAG
- a CDS encoding YmfL family putative regulatory protein, whose product MNVNMAMTLQSLSETTYFAQAVAHESGGVFVKLPAAEEVGNDELLKKWNDLYTQLGAMSGTFNAATVDGEVDAKEKKQLQAHGHEVNRLVQELLALTFMVYGRQEKK is encoded by the coding sequence ATGAACGTCAACATGGCCATGACCTTGCAGTCGCTGTCAGAAACCACTTACTTTGCCCAGGCTGTAGCCCATGAATCCGGCGGCGTTTTCGTCAAGCTACCAGCTGCTGAAGAGGTCGGAAACGATGAGCTTCTTAAAAAGTGGAATGATCTGTATACGCAGCTGGGCGCTATGTCCGGCACATTCAATGCTGCCACTGTGGACGGCGAGGTTGATGCAAAAGAGAAAAAGCAGCTCCAGGCTCATGGCCATGAGGTCAATCGCCTGGTACAGGAACTGCTGGCGTTGACTTTTATGGTTTATGGCCGTCAGGAGAAAAAATGA
- a CDS encoding tyrosine-type recombinase/integrase, with product MPIYYDERKRRWRFTFNKVVNGHRIRVTKLLPKAWNRNQAQAFDQSETAKLFGAATGTIKQRSLIGDAVVAYCQHRCPSLKEGEEIEKELARLHGYYDGRFIDELPEVAREYIEAECDRVTPATLRNKLSYLRAACRYAQKYHGMDNVPDIDLPRVRNERKEYLVRHEMIQVARSCKTQRNGAWRYARAMVRIAFYSGMRISEIMRIDNKDRLGRYTEIVEDGFILYDTKNGEDRFVPMHPKLKVLLKYLPIPYSVTWMQQIVRRAMDEAGFEHITFHDLRHSTASNLINDDSDLYKVGLLLGHKDPRSTQRYAHLAKKTMNEFIRKLG from the coding sequence ATGCCAATTTACTACGATGAAAGAAAACGTCGTTGGCGCTTTACGTTCAACAAGGTTGTCAATGGCCACAGAATCCGCGTCACAAAATTACTTCCGAAAGCGTGGAATAGAAACCAAGCCCAGGCGTTCGACCAGTCAGAAACGGCAAAGCTATTCGGGGCTGCGACTGGTACGATCAAGCAACGCTCTCTCATAGGCGACGCGGTTGTTGCCTACTGCCAGCACAGATGCCCAAGCCTGAAAGAAGGTGAGGAAATTGAAAAGGAACTGGCAAGGCTTCACGGATATTATGACGGCCGTTTCATTGATGAATTGCCGGAAGTTGCTCGTGAATATATCGAAGCAGAATGTGACCGCGTAACACCGGCAACCCTCAGAAACAAGCTATCGTACCTGCGCGCTGCCTGCCGGTACGCGCAAAAATATCACGGTATGGATAACGTTCCTGACATTGACCTTCCGAGGGTGAGGAATGAACGCAAGGAATACCTTGTCCGGCATGAAATGATCCAGGTTGCGCGCAGTTGCAAAACACAGAGAAATGGCGCATGGCGATACGCCCGTGCAATGGTGCGCATTGCATTTTACTCCGGGATGAGGATCAGCGAAATCATGAGGATAGACAATAAAGATCGTCTCGGCCGCTATACCGAAATTGTTGAGGATGGTTTCATTCTGTACGACACGAAAAACGGTGAGGATCGGTTTGTACCGATGCATCCAAAGCTGAAGGTTTTGCTGAAATATCTGCCTATCCCCTACTCAGTAACATGGATGCAGCAGATTGTCCGGCGCGCCATGGATGAAGCAGGGTTTGAGCACATTACCTTCCATGATCTGAGGCATAGCACAGCATCCAACCTGATAAATGATGATTCAGACTTGTATAAGGTCGGACTGCTGCTTGGCCACAAAGACCCGCGCAGCACCCAGCGGTATGCGCACCTGGCGAAGAAAACAATGAATGAGTTTATTCGCAAGCTGGGATAA
- the map gene encoding type I methionyl aminopeptidase — translation MAARQYTSPEDLKGIRTACQLAAEVLDYIEPFIKPGITTGELDRLCHEYMTNVQGTIPAPLNYAPRDHTPYPKATCISLNDIVCHGIPGGKILKNGDAMNIDITVIKNGYYGDTSRMFFAGQPSIMAKRLSDITYECMWLGIMQVKPGAHLGDIGHVIQTHAEKAGYSIVREFCGHGIGKSFHEEPNVLHYGKPGTMEIIRPGMIFTVEPMINAGRREIRTMNDGWTIKTKDHSLSAQWEHTLLVTETGYEILTVSPNMPPPPAFVTNT, via the coding sequence ATGGCAGCAAGGCAATATACCTCTCCCGAAGACCTCAAGGGCATCAGAACCGCATGTCAGTTGGCGGCAGAAGTACTCGACTATATCGAACCTTTTATCAAACCCGGCATCACGACGGGTGAACTTGACCGCCTGTGCCATGAATACATGACCAATGTGCAGGGCACCATTCCGGCACCGCTGAACTACGCGCCACGTGATCATACGCCTTATCCGAAAGCCACTTGCATCTCCTTAAATGATATTGTCTGTCACGGCATTCCCGGCGGGAAAATCCTGAAAAACGGGGATGCGATGAATATCGACATTACCGTCATCAAGAATGGCTATTACGGTGACACCAGCCGGATGTTTTTTGCCGGTCAGCCGAGTATCATGGCCAAGCGGCTTTCCGACATCACCTATGAATGCATGTGGCTTGGCATCATGCAGGTCAAACCGGGCGCCCATCTGGGTGATATCGGCCATGTCATCCAGACACATGCAGAGAAAGCCGGTTACAGTATCGTTCGTGAATTCTGCGGCCATGGCATTGGTAAATCATTCCATGAAGAGCCCAACGTGCTGCATTATGGCAAACCAGGCACAATGGAAATCATCAGGCCCGGCATGATTTTCACCGTTGAGCCCATGATCAATGCCGGACGCAGGGAAATCCGCACAATGAATGACGGGTGGACAATCAAGACAAAAGACCACAGCCTCTCCGCACAGTGGGAGCACACCCTCCTGGTGACAGAAACCGGCTATGAAATCCTAACTGTATCCCCCAATATGCCGCCACCCCCGGCATTTGTGACCAATACCTGA